A stretch of Caenibius tardaugens NBRC 16725 DNA encodes these proteins:
- a CDS encoding class GN sortase, translating to MIAALHAGVKGGRAVGRALTNLFLIGLCILGVWLMVSAAVIPVKAWVAQILLDRAFEQSVAQGTRIKPWPWADMAPVARITVPRLGVSDIVLSGGSGQAMAFGPTMLAAREPVTVMAAHRDTHFAFLQHLRRGDRVVVRSVAGELRTYTVTGTQVVHWDRFAYPADPADRVLALTTCYPFGATVRGPLRYVVWARMDADDPR from the coding sequence ATGATCGCCGCGCTCCACGCCGGGGTGAAGGGAGGGCGCGCCGTGGGGCGCGCCCTCACCAACCTTTTCCTGATCGGACTGTGCATTCTGGGTGTCTGGTTGATGGTCAGTGCAGCCGTGATCCCGGTCAAGGCGTGGGTCGCGCAAATCCTCCTCGACCGGGCCTTTGAACAGAGCGTGGCCCAGGGCACGCGGATCAAGCCGTGGCCCTGGGCGGACATGGCGCCCGTTGCACGCATTACCGTGCCGCGACTGGGGGTGAGCGATATTGTCCTTTCGGGCGGATCGGGACAGGCCATGGCTTTCGGCCCGACCATGCTGGCGGCGCGCGAACCCGTAACTGTCATGGCGGCGCATCGGGATACGCATTTTGCCTTCCTGCAGCATTTGCGCCGGGGTGATCGCGTGGTCGTGCGTTCCGTTGCAGGGGAACTGCGCACCTATACCGTGACCGGAACGCAGGTGGTGCATTGGGATCGATTTGCCTATCCGGCCGACCCCGCGGATCGGGTTCTGGCACTGACGACCTGCTATCCCTTTGGCGCCACGGTACGCGGGCCGCTGCGTTATGTTGTCTGGGCGCGGATGGATGCGGATGACCCGCGTTGA